In the genome of Paenibacillus pabuli, one region contains:
- a CDS encoding HEAT repeat domain-containing protein, whose translation MTNNHDIGAVNELPENFEELKRAANRTSSWRDRLNAVNELGNWDTAPTIKLLHSVLKNDQVFQVREAAYSKLKQLDEDVQMPAKNKGELFKGTNKILLRIKKSLPEGHTFEEFKEKLQKTRLDLYDTYEGDKDAEFDSWLHGIWETLGRG comes from the coding sequence TTGACGAACAACCATGATATTGGAGCAGTTAACGAACTACCGGAGAACTTTGAAGAGCTCAAACGAGCGGCCAACCGGACGTCAAGCTGGAGAGACAGACTGAATGCGGTGAACGAATTGGGGAACTGGGATACAGCACCTACCATAAAGTTGCTACATTCTGTTTTGAAAAATGATCAAGTTTTCCAGGTGCGTGAAGCCGCATATTCCAAGCTGAAACAATTAGATGAAGATGTACAAATGCCTGCCAAAAACAAAGGTGAGCTGTTTAAAGGTACTAACAAAATTTTGCTCCGGATCAAAAAAAGCCTTCCTGAAGGTCACACATTTGAGGAGTTTAAGGAAAAACTGCAAAAGACACGTCTGGATCTCTATGATACTTACGAGGGCGACAAAGATGCTGAGTTCGACTCTTGGCTCCATGGAATTTGGGAGACACTAGGCAGAGGATAG